One genomic segment of Brassica napus cultivar Da-Ae chromosome A3, Da-Ae, whole genome shotgun sequence includes these proteins:
- the LOC125607096 gene encoding 1-deoxy-D-xylulose-5-phosphate synthase, chloroplastic, which yields MALSAFAFPSYITTKGGLTDSCCKSNSLSSSRSLSADLPSPCLRPNTSHSNRKAKVNASLAEKGEYYSNRPPTPLLDTINYPIHMKNLSTKELKQLSDELRSDVIFNVSKTGGHLGSSLGVVELTVALHYIFNTPQDKILWDVGHQSYPHKILTGRRGKMPTMRQTNGLSGFTKRGESEHDCFGTGHSSTTISAGLGMAVGRDLKGKNNNVVAVIGDGAMTAGQAYEAMNNAGYLDSDMIVILNDNKQVSLPTATLDGPSPPVGALSSALSRLQSNPALRELREVAKGVTKQIGGPMHQLAAKVDEYARGMISGTGSTLFEELGLYYIGPVDGHNIDDLVAILKEVKSARTTGPVLIHVITEKGRGYPYAERADDKYHGVVKFDPATGKQFKTTNKTQSYTTYFAEALVAEAEVDKDVVAIHAAMGGGTGLNLFQRRFPTRCFDVGIAEQHAVTFAAGLACEGLKPFCAIYSSFMQRAYDQVVHDVDLQKLPVRFAMDRAGLVGADGPTHCGAFDVTFMACLPNMIVMAPSDEAELFNIVATAAAIDDRPSCFRYPRGNGIGVALPPGNKGVPVEVGKGRILKEGERVALLGYGSAVQSCLGAAVMLQERGLNVTVADARFCKPLDRALIRSLAKSHEVLITVEEGSIGGFGSHVVQFLALDGLLDGKLKWRPMVLPDRYIDHGSPADQMAEAGLMPSHIAATALNLIGAPREALY from the exons ATGGCTCTATCTGCATTTGCTTTTCCTTCTTACATAACAACCAAAGGAGGTTTAACAGATTCTTGTTGTAAATCAAATTCTCTGTCTTCTTCTCGATCTTTGTCTGCAGATCTTCCATCACCATGTCTGAGGCCAAACACCAGTCAT TCAAACAGAAAGGCAAAAGTGAATGCTTCACTTGCAGAGAAGGGTGAATACTATTCAAACAGACCACCAACTCCATTACTTGACACAATCAATTACCCAATTCACATGAAAAATCTTTCCACCAag GAGCTGAAACAACTCTCTGATGAGCTGAGATCAGATGTGATCTTCAACGTCTCCAAAACAGGTGGACATTTGGGGTCAAGCCTCGGTGTTGTGGAGCTCACAGTGGCTCTTCACTACATTTTCAACACTCCACAGGACAAGATTCTTTGGGATGTTGGTCATCAGTCTTATCCTCACAAGATTCTCACCGGGAGAAGAGGCAAGATGCCGACAATGAGGCAAACCAATGGTCTCTCCGGTTTCACTAAGCGAGGAGAGAGCGAGCATGATTGCTTTGGTACTGGACATAGCTCTACCACAATATCTGCTGGCTTAG GAATGGCGGTAGGAAGGGATTTGAAAGGGAAGAACAACAATGTGGTTGCTGTGATCGGTGACGGTGCCATGACGGCAGGGCAAGCTTATGAAGCCATGAACAACGCTGGTTATCTAGACTCGGATATGATTGTCATTCTTAACGACAACAAGCAAGTCTCATTACCTACAGCCACTTTGGACGGTCCCAGTCCACCCGTTGGAGCGTTGAGCAGCGCTCTTAGTCGGTTACAGTCAAACCCAGCTCTTAGAGAGTTGAGAGAAGTCGCAAAG GGTGTGACAAAGCAAATAGGTGGGCCAATGCATCAGTTAGCTGCTAAGGTAGATGAATACGCTAGAGGAATGATAAGCGGAACTGGATCAACGCTGTTTGAAGAACTCGGTCTCTACTATATTGGACCAGTTGATGGACACAACATAGATGATTTGGTAGCCATTCTTAAAGAAGTTAAGAGCGCAAGAACCACAGGACCGGTTCTTATCCATGTCATAACTGAGAAAGGTCGTGGTTATCCTTACGCAGAGAGAGCTGATGACAAATACCATG GTGTTGTGAAATTTGATCCAGCGACTGGTAAACAGTTCAAAACTACTAACAAGACTCAGTCTTACACAACCTACTTTGCGGAGGCGTTAGTGGCGGAAGCGGAGGTAGACAAAGACGTGGTTGCTATCCATGCAGCAATGGGAGGTGGGACAGGGTTGAATCTCTTCCAACGTCGCTTCCCGACAAGATGTTTCGATGTCGGGATAGCGGAACAGCACGCTGTTACTTTTGCTGCTGGTTTAGCATGTGAAGGCCTTAAGCCCTTCTGCGCAATCTATTCCTCTTTCATGCAGCGTGCTTATGACCAG GTTGTACATGATGTGGACTTGCAGAAGCTACCGGTGAGATTTGCGATGGATAGAGCTGGACTAGTGGGAGCTGATGGTCCAACACATTGTGGAGCGTTTGATGTGACGTTTATGGCTTGTCTTCCTAACATGATAGTGATGGCTCCATCAGATGAAGCTGAGCTTTTTAACATTGTTGCAACCGCTGCTGCTATTGATGACCGTCCTTCTTGTTTCCGTTACCCTAGAGGTAACGGTATTGGCGTCGCGTTGCCTCCTGGAAACAAAGGTGTTCCTGTTGAGGTTGGGAAAGGTAGGATCTTAAAAGAAGGAGAGAGGGTTGCGTTGTTGGGGTATGGCTCAGCGGTTCAGAGCTGTTTAGGAGCGGCTGTAATGCTCCAAGAACGTGGATTAAACGTCACCGTGGCAGATGCGCGGTTCTGCAAGCCGTTGGACCGTGCGCTCATTCGCAGCTTAGCTAAGTCTCACGAGGTGCTGATCACGGTTGAAGAAGGGTCTATTGGAGGGTTTGGATCGCATGTGGTTCAGTTTCTTGCATTGGATGGTCTTCTCGATGGGAAGCTCAAG TGGAGACCAATGGTATTGCCTGATAGGTACATTGACCATGGTTCACCAGCTGATCAAATGGCTGAAGCTGGACTCATGCCATCTCATATAGCAGCAACTGCACTTAACTTAATCGGAGCACCAAGGGAAGCTCTGTACTGA
- the LOC106442468 gene encoding heavy metal-associated isoprenylated plant protein 19-like translates to MFKKIMFTTHYSSIFSSTLDVELKIPDCNKCEKGMIAVISNFKGVESYTKDTENQKVAVSGSFDLEKLLKKLKKVTGGKGVEVVKEEEKDPEPEIVEVVKEKDEETEVVQEVKTEENARPEVVFEPNSDEQKEKEKYMLFSDENPNAKCTIS, encoded by the exons atgtttaagaaaattatgtttACAACTCACTATTCTTCGATATTTTCTAGTACATTGGATGTTGAATTGAAGATACCAGATTGTAACAAATGCGAGAAAGGCATGATTGCTGTTATTTCCAACTTCAAAG GAGTTGAATCTTATACGAAGGATACAGAGAATCAAAAGGTTGCGGTTTCTGGAAGTTTTGACCTGGAGAAGTTGttgaaaaaactcaaaaaagtaACAGGCGGCAAAGGAGTGGAGGTTgtgaaggaagaagagaaagatcCTGAACCTGAAATAGTTGAGGTTGTTaaagagaaagatgaagaaactGAAGTGGTTCAAGAAGTTAAAACAGAAGAGAATGCACGACCTGAAGTGGTTTTCGAACCAAACAGTGATGAGcaaaaggaaaaagagaagTACATGCTGTTCAGTGACGAGAACCCTAACGCCAAGTGTACTATTTCGTAA
- the LOC106440035 gene encoding CASP-like protein 1D1, whose amino-acid sequence MGSDETKSTIDTEKTTVPGGSCTTSKSCWMVQVVLRLFLFAATLTSIVVMVTSKQSKTIPIFPFHTQAKFTHSPAFIYFVVALSVACFYSIISTLATLSAFKKPSSCSAILLLNLAIMDAVMVGIVASATGASGGVAYIGLKGNKNVRWRKICDLYDTFCHHVGGAIAVSLVASIILLLLSIISVLSLYKRIR is encoded by the exons ATGGGTTCCGATGAAACCAAATCGACGATTGACACGGAGAAAACAACCGTTCCAGGAGGAAGCTGCACCACGTCGAAGAGTTGTTGGATGGTTCAAGTTGTGCTAAGATTATTTCTGTTTGCAGCAACTTTGACATCAATTGTGGTGATGGTTACGAGTAAACAGAGCAAGACTATTCCTATATTTCCCTTTCATACTCAAGCAAAGTTCACACACTCACCGGCTTTTAT ATACTTTGTGGTAGCATTATCGGTGGCTTGCTTTTACAGCATTATATCTACACTTGCCACCCTATCTGCTTTCAAGAAGCCTTCCTCTTGCTCTGCGATTCTCTTGCTTAATCTTGCCATTATGGATGCG GTGATGGTAGGTATAGTGGCGTCAGCGACCGGAGCATCAGGTGGAGTAGCGTACATTGGTCTGAAGGGCAACAAGAACGTACGATGGAGAAAAATCTGTGATCTCTACGACACGTTTTGCCATCACGTCGGAGGCGCAATCGCAGTCTCACTGGTCGCTTCTATCATCCTCCTTCTCCTCTCCATCATCTCTGTCCTCTCCCTCTACAAGAGAATCCGTTGA